Proteins encoded in a region of the Vibrio ponticus genome:
- the fabZ gene encoding 3-hydroxyacyl-ACP dehydratase FabZ, protein MTTEKKTMNITEIQELLPHRYPFLLIDRVTDYQEAKYLTAIKNVSVNEPQFTGHFPQLPVFPGVLILEAMAQATGLLAFKSFGAPSGNELYYFASVDNAKFRKPVTPGDQLVIEVEFVKERRGIAAFSCSAKVDGDVVCSADLKCARREF, encoded by the coding sequence TTGACTACAGAAAAGAAAACGATGAACATTACTGAGATTCAGGAATTGTTACCTCATCGCTACCCATTCTTATTAATTGATCGTGTAACAGATTACCAAGAAGCGAAATACTTAACTGCGATCAAGAACGTTTCTGTAAATGAACCTCAATTTACTGGTCATTTCCCTCAACTTCCTGTATTCCCGGGTGTATTGATCCTTGAAGCGATGGCACAAGCAACAGGCTTGTTGGCATTTAAATCATTCGGTGCACCGTCAGGTAACGAGCTTTACTACTTTGCTAGCGTAGATAACGCGAAATTCCGCAAGCCGGTAACTCCTGGTGATCAACTCGTGATCGAAGTTGAGTTTGTTAAAGAACGTCGTGGCATCGCAGCATTCTCGTGCTCAGCGAAAGTTGATGGCGACGTTGTATGTTCAGCTGACCTTAAGTGTGCTCGTCGAGAGTTTTAA
- the lpxD gene encoding UDP-3-O-(3-hydroxymyristoyl)glucosamine N-acyltransferase translates to MKTLTLAELATITGGELHGDATATVTMVAPMDKAQQGHVTFLSNPKYAKHLAQCQATVVMVKAAQLEQCQGNALVVDDPYVAFAKVAQALDTTPKAAAGIAPSAVIDATAKLGANVSIGANAVIEAGAELGDNVIIGAGCFIGQHAKIGSNTQLWANVSIYHNVELGSDCLVQANTVIGSDGFGYANEKGEWIKIPQLGTVRIGNRVEIGACTTIDRGALDDTVIADNVIIDNQMQIAHNVEIGYGTAMAGGTVVAGSTKIGKYCIIGGASVINGHIEIVDGVTITGMGMVMRGIEEKGMYSSGIPLQTNKEWRKTATRVHRIDEMNKRLKAVEKQLEEKTES, encoded by the coding sequence ATGAAGACACTGACATTAGCCGAATTGGCAACAATTACTGGGGGCGAGCTACATGGTGACGCGACAGCGACAGTCACTATGGTTGCACCAATGGATAAAGCGCAGCAAGGTCATGTGACTTTCTTGTCTAATCCAAAGTACGCGAAACATTTAGCGCAATGCCAAGCAACAGTGGTCATGGTGAAAGCCGCTCAATTAGAGCAATGCCAGGGCAATGCTCTGGTTGTTGATGATCCTTACGTTGCTTTTGCTAAAGTGGCGCAAGCGCTAGATACCACACCGAAAGCTGCAGCAGGTATTGCACCTTCAGCAGTCATCGATGCAACAGCGAAACTTGGAGCCAACGTTTCAATTGGCGCTAACGCGGTTATCGAGGCGGGTGCTGAGCTTGGTGATAACGTCATCATTGGCGCGGGTTGCTTTATTGGTCAACACGCTAAAATTGGTAGCAACACTCAGCTTTGGGCTAATGTTAGTATCTATCACAACGTTGAATTAGGTAGCGATTGTCTTGTTCAAGCTAACACAGTGATTGGCAGCGATGGTTTCGGTTATGCAAACGAAAAAGGTGAGTGGATCAAGATCCCTCAACTTGGCACAGTGCGCATTGGTAACCGTGTCGAAATTGGTGCGTGTACCACCATTGACCGTGGTGCATTAGATGACACTGTAATTGCGGATAACGTCATTATTGATAACCAAATGCAAATCGCCCATAACGTAGAGATCGGATATGGTACAGCGATGGCAGGTGGTACAGTAGTGGCTGGCAGTACTAAGATCGGTAAGTACTGCATTATCGGTGGCGCGAGCGTAATTAATGGCCATATCGAGATTGTTGATGGTGTAACCATTACCGGTATGGGCATGGTAATGCGTGGTATCGAAGAAAAAGGTATGTACTCATCAGGTATTCCGCTACAAACAAATAAAGAGTGGCGCAAGACCGCAACTCGCGTGCATCGTATTGACGAAATGAATAAACGTCTCAAAGCTGTTGAAAAACAGTTGGAAGAGAAAACGGAATCTTAA
- a CDS encoding OmpH family outer membrane protein: protein MNKTIKAAGLGLLVMTSSLFAHAAEAAQKIAYVNTAQVFQELPQREAVLQQMQKEFKDKADELKAIQAEARTKIEKLKRDGELLGQEEVEKIRIEIGQLDSKYKVKAQALEQASARREAQEKAKLFQLIQKAVKEVAEKKGYDMVIDITALQYSKPEYNISEDVIKALK from the coding sequence GTGAATAAAACAATTAAAGCGGCTGGTCTTGGCCTTTTGGTAATGACATCTTCTCTTTTTGCTCATGCTGCAGAAGCTGCACAGAAAATTGCATACGTGAATACCGCACAAGTGTTCCAAGAGCTTCCTCAACGTGAAGCTGTGCTGCAACAAATGCAGAAAGAGTTCAAAGACAAAGCGGATGAGCTAAAAGCGATTCAAGCTGAAGCAAGAACTAAAATTGAAAAGCTGAAGCGTGATGGCGAGCTACTTGGTCAAGAAGAAGTGGAAAAAATCCGCATCGAGATCGGTCAACTTGACAGCAAGTACAAAGTAAAAGCACAAGCACTAGAGCAAGCGTCTGCTCGTCGTGAAGCTCAAGAAAAAGCGAAGCTATTCCAACTGATTCAAAAAGCAGTTAAAGAAGTTGCAGAGAAGAAAGGCTACGATATGGTTATTGATATCACAGCACTGCAATACTCAAAACCTGAGTACAACATCTCTGAAGACGTAATCAAAGCATTAAAATAG
- the bamA gene encoding outer membrane protein assembly factor BamA, with protein MAMKKILLATLLATSVSANAADSFVVQDIQIEGLQRVALGAALLKMPIRIGDTVSNQDVAEIIRALYSTGNFEDIKVSRDNDVLVIQVTERPTISTISFSGNSAIKDEQLQQNLDASGIRVGEALDRTTLSNIEKGLEDFYYSVGKYNATVQAVITPLPRNRTDLKFVFTEGVSAKIQQINFIGNQVFTDDELMSRFNLNANVSWWNFLSDDKYQKQVLAGDIEALRTYYLDRGYLKFQVTSTQVSISPDKKGVYITLNISEGEQYTVEGVKFRGDLIGKEAEFERLVTFEPGEVYKGSAVTALEEGVKRVLGEAGYAYPQVRTIPEFNEETKQVSLVVSVEPGQRVYVRDIRFIGNNATKDEVLRREMRQMEGSWLNSKAIETSKGRLNRLGFFETVDVQTVRVPGSDDQVDLVYKVKEANSGSINFGVGYGTESGVSFQVGLQQDNFAGTGNRVGISAMMNDYSKNLTLEYRDPYWNLDGVSLGGKVFYNTFEASEAGIVDYTNESYGANLTWGFPFDELNRFEFGVGYTHNKIGNVPTYDQAQLFAKSIGVEEGEDIITNDFDINLSWTRNNLNKGYFPTAGNYQRASYMMTVPGSDAKYFKLQYDVRNYIPLTKKHDFSLLMRGRLGYGNGYGQTNGNDNLFPFYENYYAGGFTTLRGFGSNSVGPRAVQSQSGGSVDGVQCSLGNPCLVTSDDSVGGNAVALASLELIFPTPFASEEVRSQIRTSAFIDAASVWDTEFVFREGVDEKYYYDYSDPGNYRASYGVALQWMSPMGPLVFSVAKPIEIYEGDDEEFFTFTIGRTF; from the coding sequence ATGGCGATGAAAAAAATTCTGTTAGCAACACTTTTGGCAACCAGCGTTTCAGCAAACGCAGCCGACAGTTTTGTAGTGCAAGATATTCAGATCGAAGGTTTACAGCGCGTTGCTCTTGGTGCGGCATTACTAAAAATGCCAATCCGAATCGGGGATACCGTCAGCAATCAGGATGTGGCGGAAATTATCCGTGCTCTTTATTCGACCGGTAACTTTGAAGATATTAAGGTTTCGCGAGATAACGACGTATTAGTAATCCAAGTTACTGAGCGACCGACGATTTCAACGATCTCTTTTTCTGGCAATAGCGCGATTAAAGATGAGCAGTTGCAACAAAACTTGGATGCTTCGGGTATCCGAGTGGGGGAAGCGCTCGATCGCACCACCTTATCTAACATTGAGAAAGGTCTAGAAGACTTTTATTACAGTGTTGGTAAGTATAACGCGACTGTACAGGCGGTAATCACGCCTCTACCACGTAATCGTACTGACCTAAAGTTTGTCTTCACTGAAGGTGTGTCGGCTAAGATCCAGCAAATTAACTTTATCGGTAACCAAGTGTTTACTGATGATGAGTTGATGTCGCGCTTCAATCTTAATGCCAATGTTTCTTGGTGGAACTTCCTCTCTGATGATAAGTATCAGAAACAAGTACTGGCGGGTGATATTGAAGCCTTGCGTACTTACTACCTTGACCGCGGTTATTTAAAGTTCCAAGTGACTTCGACACAAGTGTCAATCTCTCCGGATAAGAAAGGGGTGTATATCACTCTGAATATCAGTGAAGGTGAGCAATACACGGTTGAAGGCGTTAAGTTCCGCGGTGATCTCATCGGTAAAGAAGCCGAGTTTGAGCGTTTAGTGACGTTTGAGCCAGGTGAGGTCTATAAAGGTTCAGCAGTGACGGCCCTAGAAGAAGGCGTTAAGCGAGTACTGGGTGAAGCAGGCTATGCTTACCCGCAAGTGCGCACCATTCCAGAGTTCAATGAAGAAACGAAACAGGTTTCACTCGTGGTCAGTGTCGAGCCTGGTCAACGTGTTTACGTGCGTGACATTCGCTTTATTGGTAACAATGCCACTAAAGATGAAGTATTGCGCCGCGAAATGCGCCAGATGGAAGGTAGTTGGCTCAACTCAAAAGCGATTGAGACCAGTAAAGGTCGTTTGAACCGTCTGGGTTTCTTTGAGACCGTAGATGTGCAAACCGTCCGCGTACCAGGTAGTGATGACCAAGTAGACCTTGTGTACAAGGTGAAAGAAGCCAACTCTGGTAGCATTAACTTTGGTGTTGGCTACGGTACAGAATCGGGCGTCAGTTTCCAAGTTGGTCTACAGCAAGATAACTTTGCCGGTACAGGTAACCGCGTTGGTATCAGTGCGATGATGAACGACTACTCGAAAAACCTAACGTTAGAGTATCGTGACCCGTATTGGAACCTAGATGGGGTCAGTCTGGGCGGTAAAGTTTTCTACAACACCTTTGAAGCGTCAGAAGCTGGTATTGTTGACTATACCAACGAAAGTTATGGGGCTAACTTGACGTGGGGTTTCCCGTTTGACGAACTGAACCGTTTTGAATTTGGTGTGGGTTACACTCACAACAAGATCGGTAATGTGCCGACTTATGATCAAGCCCAGCTATTTGCTAAGAGTATCGGTGTTGAGGAAGGTGAAGACATTATCACGAATGACTTCGACATCAATTTATCTTGGACTCGCAACAACCTAAACAAAGGTTACTTCCCAACAGCCGGTAACTATCAGCGCGCTTCTTACATGATGACAGTGCCGGGTTCAGATGCGAAGTACTTTAAACTGCAATATGATGTAAGAAATTACATTCCACTGACGAAAAAGCATGATTTTTCACTGCTGATGCGCGGTCGTTTAGGGTATGGTAATGGTTACGGTCAAACCAATGGTAACGATAACCTATTCCCATTCTATGAGAACTACTATGCTGGTGGCTTTACGACGCTACGTGGTTTTGGTTCAAACAGTGTGGGGCCTCGAGCGGTTCAATCACAAAGTGGTGGCAGCGTAGACGGTGTACAATGTAGTTTAGGCAACCCATGTTTGGTTACGAGTGATGACTCTGTTGGTGGTAACGCCGTAGCACTTGCGAGTCTTGAGCTGATTTTCCCAACGCCGTTCGCTTCGGAAGAAGTGCGCAGTCAAATCCGAACCAGTGCATTTATTGATGCCGCGAGTGTTTGGGATACGGAGTTTGTCTTCCGTGAAGGCGTGGATGAAAAGTACTACTATGATTACTCAGATCCAGGTAACTATCGTGCTTCTTATGGTGTCGCACTGCAGTGGATGTCTCCGATGGGACCACTGGTATTCTCGGTTGCGAAACCAATTGAAATTTATGAAGGTGATGACGAAGAATTCTTCACTTTCACTATCGGCAGAACCTTCTAA
- the rseP gene encoding sigma E protease regulator RseP, translating into MTAILWNFVSFIVALGILVAVHEFGHFWVARRCGVKVERFSIGFGKSIWRKVGKDGTEYTISMIPLGGYVKMLDSRVDEVPAEMQQFAFDKKALWKRTAIVAAGPAFNFLFAIFAYWLVFLIGVPAVKPVVGNIQPQSIAAQAGLESGMELKAISGVKTADWESVNMQLVSHIGEQTLTMTVVPSDSIGMEQQVTLNLDGWQFDPDSQSAMSALGFRPYTPEISTTLASISEGGAGYTAGLMAGDKIIAMNQQAIDQWQQLVELVRSNPNIPLDVEVMRGEQAVSLTLIPQSKALSDGTTIGFAGIAPEVAEWPENYRFNLQFGVFESIGKAVDKTGQVIDLTVTMLKKLVVGDVGLNNLSGPITIAKGAGTTADYGLVYFLGFLALISVNLGIINLVPLPMLDGGHLLFFAIEAIIRRPVPEKVQEMGYRFGGAIIFALMAVAIFNDFARL; encoded by the coding sequence ATGACAGCAATCTTATGGAACTTTGTCTCATTTATCGTTGCCCTAGGTATTCTAGTTGCGGTACATGAGTTTGGGCATTTTTGGGTTGCACGTCGCTGTGGCGTGAAAGTCGAGCGCTTCTCGATTGGTTTTGGTAAATCAATTTGGCGCAAGGTGGGCAAAGATGGCACAGAATACACCATCTCAATGATCCCGCTTGGCGGCTACGTTAAGATGCTTGATAGCCGTGTTGACGAAGTTCCAGCAGAGATGCAACAGTTCGCATTTGATAAAAAAGCACTTTGGAAACGCACGGCAATCGTGGCTGCCGGTCCTGCATTTAACTTTTTGTTTGCGATTTTTGCCTACTGGTTGGTGTTTCTGATTGGTGTACCTGCAGTTAAACCGGTCGTTGGTAATATTCAACCCCAATCGATCGCTGCCCAAGCAGGTTTAGAGTCTGGCATGGAACTAAAAGCGATTTCCGGCGTCAAAACCGCGGATTGGGAATCGGTGAACATGCAGTTAGTGTCGCATATTGGTGAACAGACGCTAACGATGACTGTGGTGCCAAGCGATAGTATCGGTATGGAACAGCAAGTAACGTTGAACCTTGATGGCTGGCAGTTTGATCCTGACAGTCAGTCGGCAATGTCTGCGCTGGGCTTTAGGCCGTATACCCCAGAGATTTCAACCACACTTGCGAGTATTTCAGAGGGTGGGGCGGGTTATACTGCTGGCTTGATGGCGGGCGATAAGATTATCGCAATGAATCAACAAGCAATTGACCAGTGGCAGCAGCTGGTTGAGCTGGTTAGAAGTAATCCGAATATTCCACTCGATGTTGAGGTGATGCGTGGTGAGCAGGCGGTATCGCTGACTTTGATTCCACAAAGTAAAGCACTCAGCGATGGAACCACAATTGGCTTTGCGGGAATCGCTCCTGAGGTCGCAGAATGGCCTGAAAACTATCGCTTCAACCTGCAATTTGGTGTATTTGAGTCTATCGGCAAAGCGGTAGACAAAACGGGTCAGGTTATTGATTTGACAGTCACCATGTTGAAAAAACTGGTGGTAGGCGACGTTGGCCTAAATAACCTCAGCGGACCGATTACGATCGCAAAAGGGGCAGGAACGACGGCTGATTATGGACTGGTATACTTTTTAGGCTTCCTAGCGTTAATCAGTGTCAACCTCGGTATTATTAACTTGGTTCCGTTGCCAATGCTTGATGGCGGACATTTATTGTTCTTTGCCATTGAAGCAATTATTCGACGTCCTGTGCCAGAGAAGGTGCAGGAGATGGGCTACCGATTTGGTGGCGCAATTATATTTGCCCTGATGGCCGTGGCGATTTTTAACGACTTTGCGCGCTTATAA
- the ispC gene encoding 1-deoxy-D-xylulose-5-phosphate reductoisomerase, with translation MRNLTILGATGSIGASTLKVIENNPEHFRVVALVAGQNVEKMTQLCVKWQPKYAVMADEHSAQTLANTLKSLGLHTEVSAGVEAMCHVSSLSEVDTVMAAIVGAAGLMPTMAAVQAGKRVLLANKEALVMSGQLFVDAVRHSGAELLPVDSEHNAIFQCLPTEIQTNLGHCQLAEHGIEHILLTGSGGPFRYSNLDELEHVTPEQAIAHPNWSMGPKISVDSATMMNKGLEYIEAKWLFNASREQMKVVIHPQSVIHSMVQYKDGSTLAQLGEPDMATPIALTLSYPERVTAGVKPLDFTKVGELTFLEPDFQRYPCLKLAIDACYIGQHATTALNAANEIAVEAFLNRQIPFTHIARVNNWVTERICSMNAQLNCDSLESILEVDKIARSLALNFISGRRA, from the coding sequence ATGCGTAATTTAACAATTCTCGGTGCAACCGGCTCCATCGGTGCGAGCACATTGAAGGTTATTGAAAACAACCCTGAACACTTCCGAGTCGTTGCCTTAGTTGCCGGTCAAAATGTCGAAAAAATGACCCAGCTATGTGTCAAATGGCAGCCCAAATATGCGGTTATGGCTGATGAGCATTCAGCACAGACATTGGCAAATACTCTGAAGTCTTTAGGTCTACATACAGAGGTCTCTGCCGGTGTTGAGGCGATGTGTCATGTGTCGTCTTTAAGCGAAGTGGACACGGTAATGGCTGCGATTGTCGGCGCTGCGGGTCTAATGCCAACCATGGCTGCGGTTCAAGCAGGTAAACGTGTGTTGCTGGCAAATAAAGAAGCGTTGGTGATGTCTGGTCAGCTGTTTGTTGATGCGGTTAGGCACAGTGGCGCTGAGTTGCTTCCAGTGGACAGTGAGCACAATGCGATTTTCCAGTGCTTACCAACCGAGATTCAAACCAACCTTGGACATTGTCAGTTGGCGGAGCACGGTATTGAACACATCTTGCTAACAGGCTCGGGTGGTCCATTCCGTTACTCTAATCTTGACGAACTTGAACACGTCACGCCAGAGCAGGCTATCGCTCACCCGAACTGGTCGATGGGACCAAAAATCTCGGTGGACTCTGCCACCATGATGAATAAAGGTCTGGAGTACATCGAGGCGAAGTGGTTGTTTAACGCCAGTCGCGAGCAGATGAAGGTTGTAATTCACCCTCAATCGGTGATCCACTCGATGGTGCAATACAAAGATGGTTCGACATTGGCGCAGCTTGGTGAACCAGACATGGCGACACCGATTGCATTGACCTTGTCATACCCTGAGCGTGTCACGGCTGGTGTGAAGCCACTCGACTTTACCAAAGTCGGTGAGTTGACCTTCCTTGAGCCTGATTTTCAGCGTTACCCTTGCTTGAAGCTGGCGATTGATGCTTGTTACATCGGTCAGCATGCCACGACAGCGCTCAACGCCGCGAACGAAATTGCCGTTGAGGCTTTCCTCAATCGTCAGATCCCGTTCACCCATATTGCGCGCGTCAATAATTGGGTAACCGAAAGGATTTGTTCGATGAATGCACAGCTAAATTGTGATAGTTTGGAGAGCATCTTAGAGGTCGACAAAATCGCTCGTTCTCTGGCACTGAATTTTATTAGCGGACGCAGAGCATGA